In a single window of the Necator americanus strain Aroian chromosome X, whole genome shotgun sequence genome:
- a CDS encoding hypothetical protein (NECATOR_CHRX.G23173.T1), translating to MERLDCTERKLLRRTLGYFWLRVCHTEHLYAEIDVVYRRMTRGRYPHLAPLSKVAKVNRVRFFGHILRRPADRLVQRVLRSLSGSSWKKPPGQKPTNGLILCRLKIEKVGQSRVQGQHTSAKMLIIASGDDISPPIKSKLIKRMEEIAPASHPAVLTALVAAAEFVTNSPSTRLSESLYDSDNGCTSKVWYNRYEDVISKDGATLDDAVKARLIVQTRRRQICPFHEQLSS from the exons atggagaggcttgactgcacggaacgaaagctgcttagacgaacacttggctacttttggcttaGAGTATGCCACACTGAacatctttacgcagaaattgatgtggtataccggcggatgacacgtggaagatatccaCATCTTGCACCActatcgaaagtggctaaagtaaatcgtgttcgcttctttggtcatatactaaggagaccggcagatcgccttgttcaacgagttctgaggagctTGTCGGGTTccagctggaagaagccacctggccagAAAC cgacgaatggattgattctgtgcaggctgaagatcgagaaggttgggcagagccgTGTTCAAGGACAGCACACTTCGGCGAAGATGTTgataatcgcgtcaggcgatgacatcagcccgccgattaagtcaa AGCTGATCAAGCGTATGGAAGAGATAGCCCCCGCTTCACACCCAGCCGTTCTAACAGCACTAGTCGCCGCGGCCGAATTCGTCACGAATTCTCCATCAACACGTTTGTCTGAGTCATTGTACGATTCGGACAATGGTTGTACATCCAAGGTCTGGTACAATCGCTACGAAGACGTCATTTCAAAGGACGGTGCTACCTTGGACGATGCAGTGAAAGCTCGACTAATCGTACAAACTCGTCGCCGTCAAATATGCCCGTTTCACGAACAACTTTCTTCCTAA
- a CDS encoding hypothetical protein (NECATOR_CHRX.G23172.T1): MEEIAPASHPAVLTALVAAAEFVTNSPSTRLSESLYDSDNGCTSKVWYNRYEDVISKDGATLDDAVKARLIVQTRRRQICPFHEQLSS, from the coding sequence ATGGAAGAGATAGCCCCCGCTTCACACCCAGCCGTTCTAACAGCACTAGTCGCCGCGGCCGAATTCGTCACGAATTCTCCATCAACACGTTTGTCTGAGTCATTGTACGATTCGGACAATGGTTGTACATCCAAGGTCTGGTACAATCGCTACGAAGACGTCATTTCAAAGGACGGTGCTACCTTGGACGATGCAGTGAAAGCTCGACTAATCGTACAAACTCGTCGCCGTCAAATATGCCCGTTTCACGAACAACTTTCTTCCTAA
- a CDS encoding hypothetical protein (NECATOR_CHRX.G23174.T1), translating into MYKVLERIILDRLIKHCEKTTRDEQAGFRPGRSTIDQVFIVRRVIEIWQHYSKLIQLSLLDFEAAFDSSHRGRLLNAIRADRVPGKFVRLLDDMDKRTTAVVRTPAGCTTPFEVVTEVRQGAVAGPFLFNFAIDDIMRRTVDQCPADIILAPLGHPLTDLEYSDDFVIFAEGSTKFQNHVNLV; encoded by the coding sequence atgtacaaggtattggagcgcattatcctggaccgactcattaagcATTGCGAAAAAACAACGCgggacgagcaagctggctttcgtcctggccgatctacgattgaccaggtgttcatcgtcaggagagtgatcgaaatctggcagcacTATTCGAAGCTAATACAATTAAGccttctggactttgaagccgctttcgactcttctcaccgaggccgtcttctcaacgcgatCCGCGCCGATAGAGtgccaggaaagttcgttcgcttgcttgatgacatggataagcgaacaactgctgtagttcgaacaccagccggatgtacaacaccgtttgaggtggtaactgaagtaagacaaggggcagtggcaggacccttcctgttcaatttcgccatcgacgacattatgcgaagaacagtagatcagtgtcctgccgatatcattTTAGCACCATTAGGACAtcccttgaccgatctcgagtactcTGACGattttgttatattcgcggaaggcagtacgaaatttcaaaatcatgTCAACCTTGTATAG
- a CDS encoding hypothetical protein (NECATOR_CHRX.G23175.T1) — protein sequence MERLDCTERKLLRRTLGYFWLRVCHTEHLYAEIDVVYRRMTRGRYPHLAPLSKVAKVNRVRFFGHILRRPADRLVQRVLRSLSGSSWKKPPGQKRKF from the coding sequence atggagaggcttgactgcacggaacgaaagctgcttagacgaacacttggctacttttggcttaGAGTATGCCACACTGAacatctttacgcagaaattgatgtggtataccggcggatgacacgtggaagatatccaCATCTTGCACCActatcgaaagtggctaaagtaaatcgtgttcgcttctttggtcatatactaaggagaccggcagatcgccttgttcaacgagttctgaggagctTGTCGGGTTccagctggaagaagccacctggccagAAACGTAAGTTCtag